GTGAATTGAGGTTTTTGGGAGAAAGCTAAGTTCTTTCCCGTTGTTGATGAAATGAAAAGGCTAAGAGTAGTTTGAGTACAATAAAGTATTTGTGAAATTTGTTTCTAATAGAATTTAGAACTATCATATTTTATAAGGATATGTAACATTTTGCTACTCAAtgctaattaataaaaatgaacTATCACGGTTGTAAGAAAAGACAAACGTTTAGTGGTGGTTCCTTCTTGGCGGCTTTCCTGATACTGAGGCCTCTTTTGTCATCGTTCTCTCTATTAATGAGATTTCTTGATTCTTTATATGCAGACATTCAACAATTATTATCTGAGGCACAACATCGTTGGTTGCAACCAGCTGAAATTTGTGAAATTCTTCATAACCATCAAACTTTTCGCATTTCGCCAGAGCCCCCAAACAGGCCACCAAGTATGAATTTATTTTCTTTCCCCAACATTCACGAAagttattttcatttatcagtTCGTCATAGGGATTGGTGTTATAAGTGTTTTTTTAACATTGAAAACCATTATGTTGGCTGATATTTATTATATGAATAGTAGATTTCAAGAACTATTGTGACAGTTATATGAGTTTTGAGTTAGTTGGGAATCAGTTAGTTTAGTTGGTAGTCCAGCTGTATATTCTGTTATTTTTGATGCATTATTTTGTTTCCTTGTTGCTTAGTATAAGTAGCAAAGCATTGGTGTTTGTACATAACTTGATTGATTCAATacaattgttcaatttctctcTGTTCTCTCTGTTTTACTTTTCTCTTGTTCAAGCTCATTCGAGCtgttatggtatcagagcaggttGTTGTGTTCCTGCTATTCTTCATCTTGGTTGTTCTTTGATCTGTGTTCTCTTGTGCTGTGTGAATATTGTTCGAGGAGGTGGAGCTCAAGGTCGTGGCAATGGAGTCCATACTCGAACGAATCGATAAGTTGAAAACAATTCTCTGAACTCGAATACTTTCTCAGTTTTTGGAGAAAATTCGAGATCGACAAATGCTAATGATTTGTCGAATCCTTACTTTCTTTCAAATGGCGATAATCCAGGTGCCGTGCTTGTCCCTAAAATTCTCAAAGGCAGTGAGAATTACAGCACCTGGAGAAGATCTATGCTGATTGCTTTGGTTGCTAGGAACAAAGTCAAATTCGTCAATGGAAGATTACCACAGCTTATGAAGATGACGATGACTACGATAGCTGGTGTCGATGTAATAGCACCGTGATTTCATGGATTTTGCGAGCTATTTCTGATGAAATTGCAGACAGTATTGTCTATCACGATAATGCAGCAGAGATCTGGGCTGAGCTGCATGAACAATTCAATGAAAGAAACGCACCTCAGATCTTTGAAGCAAAGAAGATGATGCAAAGTCTTGTTCAAGGATCTAATACTTTCACAACATATTACACTCGACTGAAATCTCTTTGGGATCAGATAAGAGAACTTCGCCCACCACCTGTTTGTTTCTGTGGCGCAGTGAAAGTGATACAAGAGTATAAAGAAGAGGACAGATTGCTTGAGTTTTTGGTTGGATTAAATGATTCCTACAGCCTTGTTAGGTCTCAGATCTTGATGCGTGATCCTCTTCCAAGTGTTAACAAGGCTTATGCTGTTGTTATACAAGAGGAAAGACAGAGAAATTTGACAAATAACTACAGCAATGCTACTGATCAGGACAAAGGTAGCAATGGACAGGTTACCGGTTCAGTAAATAATGGTCAGTTTGCTGGTGCTGTTCAACCATTCAGATCTAAGTACAATTGTACTCATTGTGGTATGAATGGACATTCAATTGAGAGATGCTACAAACTGAATAGATATCCTCCTGGACATAAATACCATGGAAAATTTCCTAATCGAGATGGTAAGGGAAATCCTGGAAAACCAGCAGGTGTTAACTTTTCTGGTGCTGATGAAGGCAAGGCTGAGGAGCCTACAATGGAAAGAGATCTCATCTCAAGCTTGTCAAGTGTTCAATGCCAGAAGCTGATGGCTATTCTTGCTCAAAAGGCCACTGAGAACAACACTCAAAATGTCTCTGAAGATCAGCCTGATGTGTCTCATTTTTCTAGTATGAAAATTTATACTCCTAGCTCTTATTGGATTATTGATACAGGTGCAACACATCATGTGTAACGCACTGAATAAATAGGCACGCTAcacaaaatacttatgaaaccctaatcccctaaacgggattactaatcaaaatagcgcagaatttaaacttttatattaaacaaaatgaaaataaacttgtaatatatttaaacttttaaaatagttgggatcccaaaaatatttacaaacgctattacaagtcatttatttctagccgacctaaacgaCAAAATAGAgttcaaaagttcatcactgatagacccttaacccgcttggtctgatatggcccggacatgtacattcttcgtccagctcctgcactcatggctgatcagcataagtcctaccctttcctgcacagtagagcacccgtgagccaagcccagcaggacagtataaaacatatcaataatatgttcatcatacaatataaacaacaatgctATTCAAATTTGTTTGTGTGACACAGAcatgcatgttacgctcacatgcctatttatgtctacgtggcgtagacctacgtgttgcgctcacacgtctatttatgtctacgtggcgtagacccacgtgttgctctcacacgtctatttataataaggccttagatcagttcatctcggttcttgttgccgagtccaacctggttatgccttgagcgcataacccttagtctcaacatatatatttatcatataagtattggtgccactgcactatttgtctatttgctatagacctgcgtgttacgctcacacgcctatatatgtctatgtggcatagacctacgtgttacgctcacacgtctaaatacaataaggccttagtaaggtttatctcgattataattaccgagtttaacctggttatgccttgctcgcataaccctattcatatatatttacgtaatccatacTTTACCTTCTTTCAGTGGTTTATCCTAGTAATATACTAGGTCTAACCAAGTTATGTCTTATGCACATAACTCTTGAAATATATGCATGTATTCAATAGATATCAAAACACATatagaatcttagggtaataaccctaaattacataccaaatagtctctcatataacatatcattgcatGCTCAAAATATCACTTATAGATATTAATAACCCGAATTCATGCTTTCACttgattagcaatattattgtacatcatgactttcttaccttcacataaattctagggtaataaccctagaccgcattactatcaaactcaaggtactaatttaccgagtctaacttaattatgccttgtgcgcataattctttattacaatatatttagcatggcatagcatttacacattaataattactagggtaataaccctaggccattaaacctctcactttagggtaataaccctaatctcggttactaattatcaccaatataatattcaatataagcaccaccgtgcatatctctacgtgcaactactgtcttacgtgttgtcccgcaaaggcagagattctgaatccccgggtgctcctgaccaggtgccggtaatcctagtcacacaatccgggattttcacaaatagggttaacccctgatttcacattcagaaaataaattcatggcatttcaaatacaggtaatcacatagagctcgaaaagagctttccaacggtataaagaacgtcccaaacggagtcccgagtcaaaagttatggccgaaacaaaattcagcatttcccgattaactccaaccggaattccggatgaaccaaccggaattccggttgtctgggcagagaacacgaaatttctcaatctttatacccccaaaactcactcaaatcat
This Cannabis sativa cultivar Pink pepper isolate KNU-18-1 chromosome 6, ASM2916894v1, whole genome shotgun sequence DNA region includes the following protein-coding sequences:
- the LOC115695159 gene encoding uncharacterized protein LOC115695159, encoding MICGILWGCEVGNCGNGFVELRLRLGFSVFLADFSRKTFNNYYLRHNIVGCNQLKFVKFFITIKLFAFRQSPQTGHQLIRAVMVSEQVVVFLLFFILEQSQIRQWKITTAYEDDDDYDSWCRCNSTVISWILRAISDEIADSIVYHDNAAEIWAELHEQFNERNAPQIFEAKKMMQSLVQGSNTFTTYYTRLKSLWDQIRELRPPPVCFCGAVKVIQEYKEEDRLLEFLVGLNDSYSLVRSQILMRDPLPSVNKAYAVVIQEERQRNLTNNYSNATDQDKGSNGQVTGSVNNGQFAGAVQPFRSKYNCTHCGMNGHSIERCYKLNRYPPGHKYHGKFPNRDGKGNPGKPAGVNFSGADEGKAEEPTMERDLISSLSSVQCQKLMAILAQKATENNTQNVSEDQPDVSHFSSMKIYTPSSYWIIDTGATHHV